The following proteins are encoded in a genomic region of Bosea beijingensis:
- a CDS encoding TonB-dependent siderophore receptor produces MIGINGSNRAMWQAGVALAALVAGGAGTALAQGAQAQPAGTAIGLDTIEVQGERASGPVNGYVARRSDTATKTDTPIMETPQSVTVVTRDQMDDQGAQNVSQALRYTAGVLGETRLSMGRYDSVFIRGFGGSGGTAGFVNNLDGLRYQRGINFLVPTYESWGLERVEVLRGPSSVVFGQVKPGGIVNMVSKRPKEERHGEVQLQFGSHERAQMAFDFGGPIDPQKTWLYRVVGLGRAADTQVDYTREERIFIAPSLTYRPNGATSFTLMASFQRDPETGFYGFIPAVGTVLPSRAGRIRSEFFPGEPRFEGYSRNQANLGYAFEHRFNDIFTFRQNVRISDLESRNRTVAVGGIAADQKTLTRRATISNEHARTAGIDNQIQADFRTGPLTHKVLFGVDGYWTDAKAATGAGGTVQSLDFTNPIYGRLPFVLPAVPRTTQTTAQYGIYLQDQIKLDRLSLLVGGRFDRAEARTRALSTGILTKQDDTARTGRVALMYNFDNGFAPYASYSTSFEPQAGTAFGGTPFKPTEGEQYEAGFKYELPGTTAFLQASIYQLTQTNVPTADLAHPTFQIQTGEIRARGVEVEARATVFDNLDLVAAYTYTDAEVTKSGGVDLGKRPPVVPRHTAALWGHYTFRTGVLSGLGLGAGVRYVGGGAGDPGNTFSTPAYTLVDAAISYDLAAASPALKGWKVQVNAQNLFDKEYISGCYGTTQCSFGLRRTVLATLSYRW; encoded by the coding sequence ATGATCGGGATCAACGGCAGCAATCGCGCAATGTGGCAGGCCGGCGTGGCATTGGCCGCGCTCGTCGCCGGCGGAGCAGGCACGGCGCTGGCACAAGGCGCCCAGGCACAGCCCGCGGGCACCGCGATCGGCCTCGATACGATCGAGGTCCAGGGCGAGCGCGCCAGCGGCCCGGTCAACGGCTATGTCGCGCGCCGCAGCGACACCGCGACCAAGACCGACACGCCGATCATGGAGACGCCGCAGTCGGTCACCGTCGTCACCCGCGACCAGATGGACGACCAGGGTGCGCAGAATGTCAGCCAGGCGCTGCGCTACACCGCTGGCGTGCTCGGCGAGACCCGCCTCTCGATGGGGCGCTATGACAGCGTCTTCATCCGCGGCTTCGGCGGCTCGGGCGGCACGGCCGGCTTCGTCAACAATCTCGACGGCCTGCGCTACCAGCGCGGCATCAACTTCTTGGTACCGACCTACGAGTCCTGGGGGCTGGAGCGGGTCGAGGTGCTGCGCGGCCCGTCCTCGGTGGTGTTCGGGCAGGTCAAGCCCGGCGGCATCGTCAACATGGTCAGCAAGCGGCCGAAGGAGGAGCGCCACGGCGAGGTACAGCTCCAGTTCGGCAGCCATGAGCGCGCCCAGATGGCCTTCGATTTCGGCGGGCCGATCGATCCGCAGAAGACCTGGCTCTACCGCGTCGTCGGCCTCGGCCGGGCGGCCGACACGCAGGTCGACTATACCCGCGAGGAGCGCATCTTCATCGCGCCCTCGCTGACCTACCGGCCGAACGGCGCGACGAGCTTCACCCTGATGGCCTCGTTCCAGCGCGACCCGGAGACCGGCTTCTACGGCTTCATCCCGGCGGTCGGCACCGTGCTGCCGAGCCGCGCCGGCCGCATCCGCAGCGAATTCTTCCCGGGCGAGCCGCGTTTCGAGGGCTATAGCCGCAACCAGGCCAATCTCGGCTATGCCTTCGAGCACCGCTTCAACGACATCTTCACCTTCCGCCAGAACGTCCGCATCTCCGACCTGGAATCGCGCAACCGCACCGTCGCGGTCGGCGGCATCGCGGCCGACCAGAAGACGCTGACGCGCCGGGCCACGATCTCGAACGAGCATGCCCGCACGGCCGGCATCGACAACCAGATCCAGGCCGATTTCCGCACCGGACCGCTGACCCACAAGGTCCTGTTTGGCGTCGACGGCTACTGGACCGATGCCAAGGCCGCGACCGGCGCCGGCGGCACGGTGCAGTCGCTCGACTTCACCAACCCGATCTACGGGCGCCTGCCCTTCGTGCTGCCGGCCGTGCCGCGCACCACCCAGACCACCGCGCAGTACGGCATCTATCTGCAGGATCAGATCAAGCTCGACCGCCTCTCGCTGCTCGTCGGCGGTCGTTTCGACCGGGCCGAGGCCCGCACCCGCGCGCTGAGCACCGGCATCCTGACCAAGCAGGACGATACGGCGCGCACCGGGCGCGTCGCGCTGATGTACAATTTCGACAACGGCTTCGCGCCCTATGCCAGCTACTCGACCTCGTTCGAGCCGCAAGCCGGTACGGCCTTCGGCGGCACGCCGTTCAAGCCGACCGAAGGCGAGCAGTACGAGGCCGGCTTCAAATACGAACTGCCGGGCACCACGGCCTTCCTGCAGGCCTCGATCTACCAGTTGACCCAGACCAACGTTCCGACGGCCGACCTTGCTCACCCGACCTTCCAGATCCAGACCGGCGAGATTCGCGCCCGCGGCGTCGAGGTCGAGGCGCGCGCGACCGTGTTCGACAATCTCGATCTCGTCGCGGCCTATACCTATACCGATGCCGAGGTGACCAAGAGTGGCGGCGTCGACCTCGGCAAGCGCCCGCCGGTGGTGCCGCGCCACACCGCCGCGCTCTGGGGACATTACACCTTCCGGACGGGCGTGCTCTCGGGCCTCGGTCTCGGCGCGGGCGTGCGTTATGTCGGCGGCGGCGCCGGCGATCCCGGCAACACCTTCTCGACGCCGGCCTACACGCTTGTCGATGCCGCGATCAGCTACGATCTGGCGGCGGCCAGCCCGGCGCTCAAGGGCTGGAAGGTCCAGGTCAACGCCCAGAACCTGTTCGACAAGGAGTATATCTCCGGCTGCTACGGCACGACGCAGTGCTCCTTCGGCCTGCGCCGCACGGTCCTCGCGACGCTGTCCTATCGCTGGTGA
- a CDS encoding alpha/beta hydrolase — MQPENRPDIGLAPVTLPQAWQRDFEARDGSRYRLLISVPDCPAPARGFPCLVLVDGHALFPVAATAARLQAQRPEATGVGPAVVIGIGYPNERPFDAERRQRDLLPVPGGADRFLDMIVDEVLPAVAEIAPLDPARRALAGHSYGGLFVLHTLFTRPGLFESLVAGSPSIWWQDRAILTSEEAFRRGGSGPAGRLLITVGSHEQAPTLAVTPQRAERLAQARMRDNAAEMAERLAASGHVACDFTEFPGENHVSVIPSMLSRSVAFALAGTAQDKAAAA, encoded by the coding sequence ATGCAGCCGGAAAACCGTCCCGACATCGGCCTCGCTCCCGTCACGCTGCCGCAGGCCTGGCAGCGCGACTTCGAGGCGCGGGACGGGTCGCGCTACCGGCTGCTGATCTCCGTGCCGGATTGCCCCGCTCCGGCACGCGGCTTTCCCTGCCTCGTGCTGGTCGACGGCCATGCCCTGTTCCCGGTGGCCGCCACAGCCGCCCGCCTGCAGGCGCAACGTCCCGAGGCGACCGGTGTCGGCCCTGCCGTCGTGATCGGGATCGGCTATCCCAATGAGCGGCCCTTCGATGCCGAGCGGCGCCAGCGCGACCTGCTGCCGGTCCCCGGCGGGGCCGATCGCTTTCTTGACATGATCGTCGACGAGGTGCTGCCGGCTGTCGCCGAGATCGCTCCGCTCGATCCGGCACGGCGCGCGCTTGCCGGCCATTCCTATGGCGGGCTGTTCGTGCTGCACACCTTGTTCACCCGGCCCGGCCTGTTCGAGTCCCTCGTCGCCGGCAGCCCCTCGATCTGGTGGCAGGACCGCGCCATTCTTACGAGCGAGGAAGCCTTCCGGCGTGGCGGCTCCGGCCCTGCCGGGCGGCTTCTGATCACGGTCGGCAGCCACGAGCAGGCCCCCACGCTCGCCGTCACCCCGCAACGTGCCGAACGGCTCGCGCAGGCGCGGATGCGCGACAATGCCGCCGAGATGGCCGAGCGCCTGGCTGCCTCAGGCCACGTCGCCTGCGACTTCACCGAATTTCCCGGCGAGAACCATGTCTCGGTGATCCCATCGATGCTCTCGCGCAGCGTGGCCTTCGCGCTCGCCGGCACGGCCCAGGACAAGGCGGCTGCCGCATGA
- a CDS encoding ABC transporter substrate-binding protein, translated as MTIDRRSLILAGLSLPVLPALAADPVVAIDVLGRTVKLAAPAKRIVLAQGRQLNALGLIHPDPVSILAGWGSDLERQNPDGLARYRARFPAINELPLVGDGGTAAGFSLEQAIALGPDLVVLSKSLAGTRRGPGDLVEKLEAAGIPVAVVDFFLEPLRDTVPSLRALGILTGRQEHAERLIAFYENRMKRIASRVADAKRPSVFIHAHAGGYDCCMTAGQGTFNAFIDAAGGRNIAAAMLPGATGQIGLEQLIGADPDVYIATGGTHLAKLGGLVLGLGVGETDAAASFAKLLGTPTLRMLSAIEKRRAFGFWHLFNDTPLHVVAIEVLAKWLHPERFADIDPAATLAEGARFSAIPLDGTLWIAAQPKP; from the coding sequence ATGACGATCGACAGACGTTCGCTGATCCTGGCCGGCCTGAGCCTGCCCGTGCTGCCGGCCCTGGCTGCCGACCCGGTCGTCGCGATCGATGTGCTCGGCCGCACCGTCAAGCTCGCTGCCCCGGCGAAACGCATCGTGCTGGCGCAGGGGCGGCAGCTCAACGCGCTCGGCCTGATCCATCCCGACCCGGTCAGCATCCTCGCCGGCTGGGGCAGCGATCTCGAACGCCAGAACCCCGACGGGCTCGCCCGCTACCGGGCGCGCTTCCCGGCCATCAACGAACTTCCGCTGGTCGGCGACGGCGGCACGGCCGCCGGCTTCTCGCTGGAACAAGCGATCGCGCTCGGGCCCGATCTCGTCGTGCTCAGCAAGTCACTCGCCGGCACGCGCCGCGGCCCCGGCGATCTCGTCGAGAAGCTGGAAGCGGCGGGCATTCCCGTCGCAGTCGTCGATTTCTTCCTGGAGCCGCTGCGCGACACCGTGCCGAGCCTCCGGGCGCTCGGCATCCTCACCGGCCGCCAGGAACACGCCGAGCGGCTGATCGCCTTTTACGAGAACCGCATGAAGCGGATCGCGAGCCGGGTCGCGGATGCGAAACGCCCCTCCGTCTTCATCCATGCCCATGCCGGCGGCTACGATTGCTGCATGACGGCCGGGCAAGGCACGTTCAACGCCTTCATCGACGCTGCGGGCGGGCGCAATATCGCCGCCGCGATGCTGCCGGGCGCAACCGGGCAGATCGGGCTCGAACAGCTCATCGGCGCCGATCCCGACGTCTATATCGCGACCGGCGGCACGCATCTCGCCAAGCTCGGCGGGCTCGTGCTCGGCCTCGGCGTCGGCGAGACGGACGCAGCCGCGAGCTTCGCCAAACTCCTCGGCACGCCGACGCTCAGGATGCTCAGCGCCATCGAGAAACGCCGCGCCTTCGGCTTCTGGCACCTGTTCAACGATACCCCGCTGCATGTCGTCGCGATCGAGGTCCTCGCGAAATGGCTCCACCCGGAGCGCTTCGCCGATATCGACCCCGCCGCGACGCTTGCCGAGGGCGCCCGCTTCTCGGCGATCCCGCTCGACGGGACGCTCTGGATCGCGGCGCAGCCTAAGCCTTGA
- a CDS encoding siderophore-interacting protein: MLATSTRIALANPADVLKPLCEHLVEHEAVITEQGGTTIIALDGSRARIELTTAALDVHVEAPDLSTLLGMKRAIASHVIEFAPKDATPEMRWTGDGTGPALPPEFRILTVTAVERITPHMARIRFKGENLARYDHIDALHVRLFIPPVGVSEPSWPMVGDDGLLLPSPAETRPLVRKYTIREIDVTAGTLALDFVLHEDAGPGSAFAFRAKAGDRIGMAGPGGRGLKPAERYVFLADETGLPAVARMLENLPAEAVGQVFIEVADAGEEQPLRHPPRVVLAWLHRGDAAPGSLPLLQDAFATVDWPADGPATYLWAAAEHAAFKAIRVASRGMLRPERDQSLVVSYWRTGASDEEHVAAKKAEAAKG, encoded by the coding sequence ATGCTGGCCACCTCGACCCGGATCGCGCTCGCCAACCCGGCTGATGTCCTGAAGCCGCTCTGCGAACATCTCGTCGAGCATGAGGCCGTCATCACCGAGCAGGGCGGGACAACGATCATCGCGCTTGATGGCAGCCGCGCGCGGATCGAGCTCACGACAGCCGCGCTCGATGTCCATGTCGAGGCGCCCGACCTCTCCACCCTGCTCGGCATGAAGCGCGCCATCGCCAGCCACGTCATCGAATTCGCCCCGAAGGACGCCACGCCGGAGATGCGCTGGACCGGCGACGGCACCGGCCCCGCCCTGCCGCCCGAATTCCGCATCCTGACGGTCACCGCCGTCGAGCGGATCACGCCGCATATGGCCCGCATCCGCTTCAAGGGCGAAAATCTCGCGCGCTACGACCATATCGACGCGCTGCATGTGCGCCTGTTCATCCCGCCAGTCGGCGTGAGCGAACCGAGCTGGCCGATGGTCGGCGACGACGGGCTGCTGCTGCCCTCGCCAGCCGAAACCCGGCCGCTGGTGCGCAAATACACGATCCGCGAGATCGACGTCACTGCCGGCACGCTCGCGCTCGATTTCGTGCTGCATGAGGATGCCGGCCCCGGCTCGGCCTTCGCCTTCCGGGCCAAGGCCGGCGACAGGATCGGCATGGCAGGCCCCGGCGGGCGCGGGCTCAAGCCGGCCGAGCGCTATGTCTTCCTCGCCGACGAGACCGGTTTGCCGGCCGTGGCGCGGATGCTGGAGAACCTGCCGGCCGAAGCCGTGGGCCAGGTCTTCATCGAAGTCGCCGATGCTGGCGAGGAACAGCCCCTGCGCCACCCGCCCAGGGTGGTGTTAGCCTGGCTGCATCGCGGGGACGCCGCGCCGGGCAGCCTGCCGCTATTGCAGGATGCCTTCGCGACGGTCGACTGGCCGGCGGACGGCCCAGCGACCTATCTCTGGGCTGCTGCTGAGCACGCCGCGTTCAAGGCGATCCGGGTGGCTTCGCGCGGCATGCTCAGGCCCGAGCGCGACCAGAGCCTCGTCGTCAGCTACTGGCGCACCGGAGCCTCCGACGAGGAACATGTCGCCGCCAAGAAGGCTGAAGCCGCGAAGGGCTGA
- the tam gene encoding trans-aconitate 2-methyltransferase, translated as MNAKPDWDAAQYLRFEDERTRPSIDLLARVPLSAPKRCIDLGCGPGNSTELVAARYPDAVNEGLDSSPDMLEKARKRLPNLSFVLGDVNTWADATGYDVIFANAVLQWLPDHAALFPRLARSLTSGGCLAVQMPNNLDEPSHVAMREVAADGPWAEKLANAKAERATIGSFGDYRRWLGETGCRVDIWQTTYVHALANLEAIAEWFKSTGLKPYLDRLSVEEQQGFIARYLERIAPHYPVESDGKVLLRFPRLFVVAVREG; from the coding sequence ATGAACGCCAAGCCGGATTGGGACGCCGCGCAATATCTGCGCTTCGAGGACGAGCGGACGCGGCCCTCGATCGACCTGCTCGCCCGCGTGCCGCTGAGCGCGCCGAAACGCTGCATCGATCTCGGCTGCGGCCCCGGAAATAGCACGGAACTGGTCGCCGCGCGCTATCCCGATGCCGTCAACGAAGGCCTCGATTCCTCGCCGGACATGCTGGAGAAGGCGCGTAAGCGCCTGCCGAACCTCTCCTTCGTCCTCGGCGACGTGAACACTTGGGCCGATGCGACGGGCTACGACGTGATCTTCGCCAATGCCGTGCTGCAATGGCTGCCGGACCATGCCGCGCTGTTCCCGCGCCTGGCGCGCTCGCTGACGTCAGGCGGCTGCCTTGCCGTGCAGATGCCGAACAATCTCGACGAGCCCTCGCATGTCGCGATGCGCGAGGTCGCGGCCGATGGCCCTTGGGCGGAGAAGCTCGCGAACGCCAAGGCCGAGCGCGCGACGATCGGCTCCTTCGGCGACTACCGGCGCTGGCTCGGTGAGACCGGCTGCCGCGTCGATATCTGGCAGACGACCTATGTCCATGCGTTGGCCAATCTCGAAGCGATCGCCGAGTGGTTCAAGAGCACCGGCCTGAAGCCCTATCTCGACCGCCTGTCGGTCGAGGAGCAGCAGGGCTTCATCGCCCGCTATCTCGAACGCATCGCGCCGCATTATCCCGTCGAGAGCGACGGGAAGGTGCTGCTGCGCTTCCCGCGCCTGTTCGTGGTTGCGGTGCGCGAGGGCTGA